The region ACAGGCGCCAATCTCAACGCGGTTACCAATGATAACGGTACCCAGCTGAGGGATTTTAATCCACTCGCCCTTTTCGTTGGCATAACCAAAGCCGTCGGCGCCAATCACAGTGTTGGCTTGTACTAAGCAATCTTCACCCAACACCACTCTGTGATACAGGGTGACGTTGGCCCACAGCCGCGTGCGAGCGCCAAGCTTGGCGCCTTTACCGATGAAGCAGCCAGCACCGACCACCACGCCATCGCCCAGCACCACGCCAGACTCAATCACCGCATTGGCCCCTATGGCCACGCCCGCGCCTAAGATAACGTCGTCGGCCACCACGGCTTTAGCATGAATATCTAGGGCAGGTTGCGGCGTGGTATCCAGTTGTTGTGCCGCCAGCGCAAAACCTAAATAAGGATTGCTCATCACCAAAGTAGGCACAGAGCACAAGTCTTGGTCGGCGGCCTGCACGATCACAGCCCCCGCCTTGGTGGTGGCCAATAGATGGCGATAGTGCTTATCGGATAAAAACGCCACTTCATCGGGGCCGGCTTTATCTAGGGTATTCACCCGAGCAATGACCACCTTAGGGTCGCCCTTAAGTTCAGCACCGAGGTGTTGAGCCAATTCTTGTAGTGTGATAGTCATAACTCTACTCTTACTTGCTTACTCGGCTGATTACTTGGTCGGTAATATCTAAGCTAGGTGCCACATGAATAACGGCGCCACGCTCAATCACTAAATCGATACCTTGGGCTCGAGTGATCTCCTCGATGGCACCTTGAATACGCTTGAGCATGGCTTGACGCTCTTCGTGCTCACGGCG is a window of Oceanisphaera sp. IT1-181 DNA encoding:
- the lpxD gene encoding UDP-3-O-(3-hydroxymyristoyl)glucosamine N-acyltransferase, whose protein sequence is MTITLQELAQHLGAELKGDPKVVIARVNTLDKAGPDEVAFLSDKHYRHLLATTKAGAVIVQAADQDLCSVPTLVMSNPYLGFALAAQQLDTTPQPALDIHAKAVVADDVILGAGVAIGANAVIESGVVLGDGVVVGAGCFIGKGAKLGARTRLWANVTLYHRVVLGEDCLVQANTVIGADGFGYANEKGEWIKIPQLGTVIIGNRVEIGACTTIDRGALGDTTIADNVIIDNQCQIAHNVKIGYGCAVAGGTIMAGSLTVGKYCIIGGGTVINGHIELCDGVTVTGMGMVMRSITEPGIYSSGIPLQPNKEWRKTAARVMRIDDLHKRVKQLEK